A single genomic interval of Agromyces cerinus harbors:
- a CDS encoding helix-turn-helix transcriptional regulator, producing the protein MTASSALDAGRAAATERRWADAYEQLAGVDATDGLGASDLELLATAALLRGEPQASGEAWSRAYEAHLAADDPTGAARSASWLALQLIELGDFTRSVLWAARAMRLTAAMPHPGALAGFVRMAPAVAQLGSGDPFEARHRFEEGLAIAERHDDRELVALTMLGLGKSLIETGAIEEGFACFDRAMAAVEAGDVAPVPTGVIACALISDAMMAFDLDRATAWTGVLDRWCRGQPELITFSGQRHALEAALLLLRGAWAEASNAAELALSRFRAGDYRAVYGAPYQLAELGRLRGAFHSAEALYRRAGESGWEPQPGLSLLHLAVGRTRLAQDEIRRTVAGSDPFTRRFLLPALVEIEIAAGDLEAARRAVGELGEASGQSPPPMLVATVADSEARVLLAEAAPAAALDAARAAAEAWLVLGAPFERARSMVSAGRALLALGDRDAGLAEFRSARETFLALGADPDLVVLEQLVGERRGGALTPRELEVIRLVSRGLTNRAIGAQLSLSEKTVARHIANIFAKLELSSRAAATAYAYEKGLA; encoded by the coding sequence ATGACCGCGTCCAGCGCACTCGACGCGGGCCGCGCGGCCGCAACCGAGCGGCGCTGGGCCGATGCGTACGAGCAACTGGCCGGAGTCGACGCCACTGACGGGCTCGGGGCATCCGATCTCGAACTGCTCGCGACCGCCGCGCTGCTGCGAGGGGAGCCGCAGGCCTCGGGCGAAGCATGGTCGAGGGCGTACGAGGCCCACCTCGCCGCCGACGACCCGACGGGGGCCGCTCGCTCGGCGAGCTGGCTGGCCCTGCAGTTGATCGAACTGGGTGACTTCACGCGAAGCGTGCTCTGGGCCGCCCGCGCGATGCGGCTCACGGCCGCGATGCCGCACCCGGGCGCGCTCGCCGGATTCGTGAGAATGGCGCCGGCCGTCGCGCAGCTCGGCAGCGGCGATCCCTTCGAGGCGAGGCATCGGTTCGAGGAGGGACTCGCGATCGCCGAGCGTCATGACGACCGCGAACTCGTCGCGCTCACGATGCTCGGCCTCGGCAAGTCCCTGATCGAGACCGGCGCCATCGAGGAGGGATTCGCGTGCTTCGACCGCGCCATGGCCGCGGTCGAGGCCGGTGACGTCGCGCCGGTGCCGACTGGTGTCATCGCCTGCGCCCTGATCTCGGACGCGATGATGGCGTTCGACCTCGACCGTGCCACGGCATGGACCGGGGTGCTCGATCGCTGGTGTCGGGGCCAGCCCGAGTTGATCACGTTCAGCGGGCAGCGCCATGCGCTCGAGGCCGCACTGCTGCTGTTGCGCGGCGCGTGGGCCGAGGCGTCGAATGCCGCCGAACTGGCCTTGTCGCGCTTCCGTGCTGGTGACTATCGCGCCGTCTACGGTGCGCCGTACCAGCTCGCCGAGCTCGGGCGGCTGCGCGGCGCCTTCCACTCCGCCGAGGCGTTGTACCGCCGTGCCGGCGAATCGGGGTGGGAGCCGCAGCCGGGACTCTCGCTGCTGCATCTCGCCGTCGGGAGGACTCGGCTCGCCCAGGACGAGATCCGGCGTACCGTCGCGGGCTCCGACCCGTTCACGCGCCGGTTCCTGCTCCCGGCGTTGGTCGAGATCGAGATCGCCGCGGGCGATCTCGAGGCGGCTCGCCGGGCCGTCGGCGAGCTCGGTGAGGCGAGCGGGCAATCACCGCCCCCGATGCTCGTCGCGACCGTCGCGGATTCCGAGGCGCGCGTGCTGCTCGCCGAGGCGGCGCCCGCAGCGGCGCTCGACGCCGCTCGCGCCGCGGCCGAGGCGTGGCTGGTGCTCGGTGCCCCGTTTGAACGTGCGCGCAGCATGGTGTCGGCCGGGCGCGCCCTGCTGGCCCTCGGCGACCGCGATGCCGGGCTCGCGGAGTTCCGGAGCGCACGCGAGACGTTCCTCGCCCTCGGCGCCGATCCTGATCTCGTCGTGCTCGAGCAACTGGTCGGAGAACGGCGCGGCGGGGCGCTCACGCCACGTGAGCTCGAGGTGATCCGCTTGGTGTCGAGGGGGCTCACCAATCGCGCCATCGGTGCGCAGCTCTCGCTCAGCGAGAAGACGGTGGCGCGCCACATCGCCAACATCTTCGCCAAGCTCGAGCTCTCGTCGCGTGCTGCGGCGACCGCGTACGCCTACGAGAAGGGCCTCGCCTGA